From a region of the Phaseolus vulgaris cultivar G19833 chromosome 6, P. vulgaris v2.0, whole genome shotgun sequence genome:
- the LOC137831643 gene encoding ankyrin repeat domain-containing protein EMB506, chloroplastic yields MGSWSRVSVLTIPWSTINAESAMDSKLGTVFYKIYRNTYKRNLSLSFSWDNRKLRSIGVIKSSQDVSYFQTEQEVGTWEEPDTGSDSESDGEEVEDHFVFASDGMKTSVVADVNITSGDNYEELIKKEVEQLLEPEERAILQQNVTPNLEKISTEKWSPLHTLVLSMQMSCVDKLLDNGIDIDLPDKEGLTALHKAIIGKKDTLISHLLRRRASPHVKDKDGATPLHYAAQVGAKMTVKLLIKYKADVNVEDNEGWTPLHVAIQSRNRDLAKILLVNGADKTRKNKDGKTALDLSFCYGKDFKSYELAKLLKTVPADSCL; encoded by the exons ATGGGTTCTTGGTCTAGAGTATCTGTTTTGACTATTCCATGGTCTACAATCAATGCTGAATCTGCTATGGACTCTAAATTAGGCActgttttttataaaatttacagaaatacatataaaagaaaTCTCAGTCTCTCTTTTTCTTGGGATAATCGTAAACTTAGGAGTATTGGTGTGATTAAATCAAGCCAAGATGTATCTTATTTTCAAACCGAACAAGAAGTAGGAACTTGGGAAGAACCAGATACTGGCAGTGACAGTGAGTCTGATGGCGAGGAAGTTGAAGACCACTTTGTATTTGCAAGTGATGGAATGAAGACGTCAGTTGTTGCTGATGTTAATATAACTTCAGGGGACAACTACGAGGAACTTATTAAGAAAG AGGTTGAACAGCTTTTGGAACCAGAAGAAAGAGCAATATTGCAACAGAATGTTACTCCTAACTTGGAAAAAATATCAACT GAAAAATGGAGCCCGCTGCACACTCTTGTGCTATCAATGCAGATGAGTTGCGTGGATAAGCTTCTTGATAATGGCATTGACATTGATTTACCTGATAAG GAAGGTCTTACTGCACTTCATAAGGCAATTATAGGTAAAAAAGATACTTTGATTAGCCACCTTTTACGGAGACGTGCAAGTCCACATGTTAAGGATAAG GATGGAGCCACTCCACTTCATTATGCAGCTCAAGTTGGTGCCAAAATGACTGTGAAATTATTGATCAAGTACAAGGCTGATGTCAATGTTGAAGATAAC GAAGGTTGGACCCCCTTGCACGTTGCCATTCAAAGCAGAAATAGAGATTTAGCAAAAATTTTGTTAGTCAATGGTGCTGATAAGACAAGGAAAAATAAG GACGGAAAAACAGCCCTGGATCTGAGCTTTTGTTATGGGAAAGATTTTAAGTCTTATGAACTTGCCAAATTACTGAAGACGGTTCCAGCGGATAGCTGTCTATGA